A stretch of Brassica rapa cultivar Chiifu-401-42 chromosome A08, CAAS_Brap_v3.01, whole genome shotgun sequence DNA encodes these proteins:
- the LOC117125652 gene encoding protein SRG1, translating into MEANGASKHHSSIIVPSVQEMVKEKLIKKVPQRYVRSDLDKAEIACEFGLKAEIPVIDMSRLCSSTTMDSEIEKLDLACKEWGFFQLVNHGVDSGFLDKFKSQIQDFFNLPMEEKKKLWQKPGDIEGFGQAFVVSEEQKLDWADMFHLTVLPARFRKPHVFPKIPLPLRDTLETYSAELKSIAKILFAKMAVALKINPEEMEKLFDDDLGQIMRMNYYPPCPEPDQVIGLTSHSDSTGVTILLQVNEVEGLQIKKKGKWVSVKPLPNAFVVNVGDMIEIVTNGTYRSIEHRGVVNSEKERISIGAFHNIGTGKEVGPLRSLVERHKASFFRSMTTDEYFKGLFSRELGGKAYLDVMRI; encoded by the exons ATGGAAGCCAATGGAGCAAGTAAGCATCACAGCTCTATTATAGTCCCATCTGTTCAAGAGATGGTGAAGGAGAAGCTGATCAAGAAGGTTCCTCAGAGGTATGTACGGTCTGATCTAGACAAAGCTGAGATTGCCTGTGAATTTGGTCTAAAAGCTGAGATCCCAGTCATTGACATGAGCCGCTTGTGTTCTTCAACCACCATGGATTCTGAGATTGAAAAACTAGACTTGGCTTGCAAAGAATGGGGATTTTTCCAG CTTGTAAACCATGGAGTGGACTCAGGCTTCCTGGACAAATTCAAGTCTCAGATTCAAGATTTCTTCAACCTTCCcatggaagagaagaagaagctgtggcAAAAGCCTGGAGACATCGAAGGGTTTGGACAGGCTTTTGTGGTTTCAGAAGAGCAGAAACTCGATTGGGCAGACATGTTCCATCTCACAGTGCTACCTGCTAGGTTTCGCAAGCCTCACGTGTTCCCCAAGATACCTCTTCCCCTTAG AGATACACTAGAGACGTATTCAGCTGAACTGAAAAGCATAGCTAAGATCTTGTTTGCTAAAATGGCGGTGGCATTGAAGATCAACCCTGAGGAGATGGAGAAGTTGTTTGATGATGATTTAGGACAGATAATGAGGATGAATTACTACCCTCCTTGTCCTGAGCCTGACCAGGTTATTGGTCTGACTTCACATTCAGATTCTACAGGAGTCACCATCCTTTTACAGGTTAATGAAGTGGAAGGTCTCCAAATCAAGAAGAAAGGCAAGTGGGTTTCTGTCAAACCTCTCCCAAATGCTTTCGTTGTCAATGTTGGAGACATGATAGAG ATTGTTACAAATGGGACGTACCGAAGTATAGAGCATCGTGGGGTAGTGAACTCAGAGAAGGAGAGGATTTCTATAGGGGCGTTTCACAATATAGGAACTGGTAAAGAAGTTGGTCCGCTGAGAAGTCTCGTGGAGAGGCATAAGGCTTCATTTTTCAGAAGCATGACCACTGATGAGTACTTCAAAGGCTTGTTCTCACGTGAGCTCGGTGGAAAAGCTTACCTTGATGTTATGAGAATCTAA
- the LOC103834881 gene encoding E3 ubiquitin protein ligase RIN2 isoform X2 produces the protein MGIRYLSVSVASTALSFVGLQVWTELSLDRLRADGLIAKNISLGDSEHALELLLGSYFTIALLTNFVLNVYILLILSLKTLFFGDLYGVETKKLVERLANYIIYKGTFLPLVIPPTIFQGVLWTVWLTVLCTLKMFQALARDRLERLNASPSSTPWTYFRVYSVLFLVLSVDMLWIKLSLMTYNTIGSSVYLLLLFEPCSIAFETLQALLIHGFQLLDMWINHLVVNNSDCQRSKFLDSVTAGSLLEWKGLLNRNLGFFLDMATLVMALCHYLHIWWLHGIAFHLVDAVLFLNIRALLSAILKRMKGYIKLRIALGSLHAALPDATSEELRAYDDECAICREPMAKAKRLHCNHLFHLGCLRSWLDQGLNDVYSCPTCRKPLFAGRTESEANPRTVEVSRDEQLARQLERQNSPAHPLATGLFPAEMPSSVETDPSRNLGLDPSWLQTWSDQGIDVAGPSTTASRSVGLGRVQMMMRHLASVGESYAQTALDDAAWSLWPMNPSQASTSTTTTIPPGAGGRTGGLHLRTVSNVTNESLASILAMAETVREVMPHVPDEIIFQDLQRTNSVAVTVNNLLQM, from the exons ATGGGGATAAGGTACTTGTCGGTCTCGGTGGCATCAACAGCTCTGAGCTTTGTGGGGCTTCAAGTCTGGACAGAGTTGTCTTTGGATAGGCTTAGAGCTGATGGGCTGATTGCAAAGAACATTTCTTTAGGAGACTCCGAGCATGCGCTTGAGCTGCTTCTGGGATCTTACTTTACAATCGCCCTGTTGACCAATTTTGTGCTCAATGTGTATATTCTTCTTATACTCTCCCTCAAG ACTCTATTTTTTGGAGATTTATATGGCGTTGAAACTAAAAAGTTGGTGGAGCGACTTGCCAATTACATCATTTACAAG GGTACATTTCTGCCGCTGGTGATTCCCCCAACAATATTTCAGGGTGTACTGTGGACAGTTTGGCTGACTGTTCTATGCACTTTAAAG ATGTTTCAAGCTTTGGCTAGAGACCGGCTTGAACGATTGAATGCATCTCCTTCCTCTACACCTTGGACATACTTTCGTGTGTATTCAGTTCTCTTCTTGGTTCTCTCTGTTGATATGTTGTG GATAAAGCTTTCCCTTATGACATACAATACAATTGGTTCTTCTGTGTATCTGTTGTTACTTTTTGAGCCATGCAGTATTGCTTTTGAGACCTTGCAG GCGCTGTTAATTCATGGGTTTCAGTTACTTGATATGTGGATCAATCACTTAGTAGTCAATAACTCGGACTGCCAAAGATCCAAGTTTCTTGATTCCGTGACAGCAG GCTCACTGTTGGAATGGAAGGGCCTCCTCAACCGAAACCTTGGTTTCTTCCTGGACATGGCTACTTTGGTAATGGCACTATGTCATTATTTGCATATCTGGTGGCTCCATGGCATTGCCTTTCATCTGGTGGATGCAGTTTTGTTTCTCAACATACGT GCATTGCTCAGTGCAATTTTGAAACGAATGAAAGGATACATTAAACTGAGAATAGCTCTGGGTTCTCTCCATGCAGCGCTTCCTGATGCAACTTCTGAAGAGTTACGTGCATATGATGATGAATGTGCTATATGCCGG GAACCTATGGCTAAGGCTAAAAGGCTTCACTGCAACCACCTTTTCCATCTTGGATGCCTGCGATCCTG GTTGGATCAAGGTCTAAATGATGTTTATTCTTGTCCTACATGTCGTAAGCCTCTTTTTGCTGGTAGAACTGAAAGTGAGGCTAACCCTCGCACGGTTGAAGTCTCAAGGGATGAGCAGCTAGCGCGTCAGCTTGAAAGACAAAACAGTCCTGCTCATCCACTAGCCACTGGTTTATTCCCTGCTGAGATGCCAAGTTCTGTTGAAACTGATCCTTCGAG GAATTTAGGATTGGATCCAAGCTGGCTGCAGACATGGTCAGACCAGGGCATTGATGTGGCTGGTCCCTCTACTACCGCTTCTAGGTCCGTTGGACTGGGGAGGGTTCAGATGATGATGAGGCATCTTGCATCTGTTGGGGAAAGTTATGCTCAAACTGCACTTGACGATGCTGCTTGGAGTCTTTGGCCGATGAACCCTTCACAAGCTTCCACTTCTACTACAACAACCATACCTCCAGGTGCTGGTGGAAGGACAGGTGGTCTGCATCTAAGAACTGTATCAAACGTGACAAATGAAAGCTTGGCAAGTATACTAGCTATGGCCGAGACAGTGAGGGAAGTCATGCCACATGTGCCTGATGAAATTATTTTCCAG gaccTGCAGAGAACAAACTCTGTTGCTGTTACAGTAAACAATCTTCTCCAGATGTGA
- the LOC103834881 gene encoding E3 ubiquitin protein ligase RIN2 isoform X1, whose protein sequence is MGIRYLSVSVASTALSFVGLQVWTELSLDRLRADGLIAKNISLGDSEHALELLLGSYFTIALLTNFVLNVYILLILSLKTLFFGDLYGVETKKLVERLANYIIYKIKSPFNILFSKGTFLPLVIPPTIFQGVLWTVWLTVLCTLKMFQALARDRLERLNASPSSTPWTYFRVYSVLFLVLSVDMLWIKLSLMTYNTIGSSVYLLLLFEPCSIAFETLQALLIHGFQLLDMWINHLVVNNSDCQRSKFLDSVTAGSLLEWKGLLNRNLGFFLDMATLVMALCHYLHIWWLHGIAFHLVDAVLFLNIRALLSAILKRMKGYIKLRIALGSLHAALPDATSEELRAYDDECAICREPMAKAKRLHCNHLFHLGCLRSWLDQGLNDVYSCPTCRKPLFAGRTESEANPRTVEVSRDEQLARQLERQNSPAHPLATGLFPAEMPSSVETDPSRNLGLDPSWLQTWSDQGIDVAGPSTTASRSVGLGRVQMMMRHLASVGESYAQTALDDAAWSLWPMNPSQASTSTTTTIPPGAGGRTGGLHLRTVSNVTNESLASILAMAETVREVMPHVPDEIIFQDLQRTNSVAVTVNNLLQM, encoded by the exons ATGGGGATAAGGTACTTGTCGGTCTCGGTGGCATCAACAGCTCTGAGCTTTGTGGGGCTTCAAGTCTGGACAGAGTTGTCTTTGGATAGGCTTAGAGCTGATGGGCTGATTGCAAAGAACATTTCTTTAGGAGACTCCGAGCATGCGCTTGAGCTGCTTCTGGGATCTTACTTTACAATCGCCCTGTTGACCAATTTTGTGCTCAATGTGTATATTCTTCTTATACTCTCCCTCAAG ACTCTATTTTTTGGAGATTTATATGGCGTTGAAACTAAAAAGTTGGTGGAGCGACTTGCCAATTACATCATTTACAAG ATTAAATCCCCATTTAACATCCTTTTCTCCAAGGGTACATTTCTGCCGCTGGTGATTCCCCCAACAATATTTCAGGGTGTACTGTGGACAGTTTGGCTGACTGTTCTATGCACTTTAAAG ATGTTTCAAGCTTTGGCTAGAGACCGGCTTGAACGATTGAATGCATCTCCTTCCTCTACACCTTGGACATACTTTCGTGTGTATTCAGTTCTCTTCTTGGTTCTCTCTGTTGATATGTTGTG GATAAAGCTTTCCCTTATGACATACAATACAATTGGTTCTTCTGTGTATCTGTTGTTACTTTTTGAGCCATGCAGTATTGCTTTTGAGACCTTGCAG GCGCTGTTAATTCATGGGTTTCAGTTACTTGATATGTGGATCAATCACTTAGTAGTCAATAACTCGGACTGCCAAAGATCCAAGTTTCTTGATTCCGTGACAGCAG GCTCACTGTTGGAATGGAAGGGCCTCCTCAACCGAAACCTTGGTTTCTTCCTGGACATGGCTACTTTGGTAATGGCACTATGTCATTATTTGCATATCTGGTGGCTCCATGGCATTGCCTTTCATCTGGTGGATGCAGTTTTGTTTCTCAACATACGT GCATTGCTCAGTGCAATTTTGAAACGAATGAAAGGATACATTAAACTGAGAATAGCTCTGGGTTCTCTCCATGCAGCGCTTCCTGATGCAACTTCTGAAGAGTTACGTGCATATGATGATGAATGTGCTATATGCCGG GAACCTATGGCTAAGGCTAAAAGGCTTCACTGCAACCACCTTTTCCATCTTGGATGCCTGCGATCCTG GTTGGATCAAGGTCTAAATGATGTTTATTCTTGTCCTACATGTCGTAAGCCTCTTTTTGCTGGTAGAACTGAAAGTGAGGCTAACCCTCGCACGGTTGAAGTCTCAAGGGATGAGCAGCTAGCGCGTCAGCTTGAAAGACAAAACAGTCCTGCTCATCCACTAGCCACTGGTTTATTCCCTGCTGAGATGCCAAGTTCTGTTGAAACTGATCCTTCGAG GAATTTAGGATTGGATCCAAGCTGGCTGCAGACATGGTCAGACCAGGGCATTGATGTGGCTGGTCCCTCTACTACCGCTTCTAGGTCCGTTGGACTGGGGAGGGTTCAGATGATGATGAGGCATCTTGCATCTGTTGGGGAAAGTTATGCTCAAACTGCACTTGACGATGCTGCTTGGAGTCTTTGGCCGATGAACCCTTCACAAGCTTCCACTTCTACTACAACAACCATACCTCCAGGTGCTGGTGGAAGGACAGGTGGTCTGCATCTAAGAACTGTATCAAACGTGACAAATGAAAGCTTGGCAAGTATACTAGCTATGGCCGAGACAGTGAGGGAAGTCATGCCACATGTGCCTGATGAAATTATTTTCCAG gaccTGCAGAGAACAAACTCTGTTGCTGTTACAGTAAACAATCTTCTCCAGATGTGA
- the LOC103834886 gene encoding uncharacterized protein LOC103834886: MPTGMVHQVPSFGTELDWVEPSMELCHSRILQPHAYDHVYNAFDLLRTEPSVQRMVLSLSSDKAVWKAVRNNEVVQEIKDLYYNGINQDEESSDDESSDDTPRKNNTPTDFIKWVFDSTVVKATEVLKKIIKLAIELLNSFKVNKKRKRGKLNNWFEEDLKTSVFLSILVMLVVMVSRACNNSMNDLSC, translated from the exons ATGCCCACAGGAATGGTTCATCAAGTTCCTTCGTTTGGGACGGAGTTGGACTGGGTGGAGCCTTCAATGGAACTATGTCATTCAAGAATCTTACAGCCTCATGCTTATGATCACGTTTACAATGCTTTTGACCTACTGCGAACCGAGCCATCCGTTCAG AGAATGGTGTTATCATTGTCATCTGACAAAGCAGTGTGGAAGGCAGTGAGGAACAACGAGGTGGTGCAAGAGATTAAGGATTTGTACTACAATGGCATTAATCAAG ACGAGGAGAGTTCAGATGATGAGAGCTCAGATGACACTCCACGGAAGAATAACACACCAACAGATTTCATAAAATGGGTATTTGACAGCACCGTGGTTAAGGCCACGGAAGTGTTGAAGAAGATAATAAAGCTCGCGATAGAACTCTTAAATAGTTTCAAAGTTAACAAAAAGAGGAAACGTGGCAAACTCAACAATTGGTTCGAGGAAGATCTCAAGACTTCGGTCTTTCTCTCCATCTTGGTCATGTTGGTCGTGATGGTGTCCCGAGCCTGCAACAATTCTATGAACGATCTAAGTTGTTAA
- the LOC117127526 gene encoding uncharacterized protein LOC117127526 has product MLRAAGSGMLRAAGRGMLGAAGRGMLRAAGRAMKRTGVAKGGIQDPFASSPSTAAGNASVSLGGGYVHRVGSNNLRISAASGSLLNLPVAITSRWTGGAFSFNSYGAYEDFEWVTVEGTEEEEEEDDSVFSSVPSVDEVEDAVSALKQ; this is encoded by the coding sequence ATGCTACGCGCAGCCGGCAGCGGGATGCTACGCGCCGCCGGGAGAGGGATGTTAGGCGCCGCCGGAAGAGGGATGCTACGCGCCGCCGGACGAGCGATGAAGAGAACCGGCGTAGCCAAAGGCGGTATTCAAGATCCCTTTGCTTCATCACCGTCGACAGCAGCTGGGAACGCTTCTGTCTCGCTAGGTGGAGGGTATGTCCATAGAGTTGGATCAAACAATCTGAGAATCTCGGCGGCATCAGGGTCGCTGTTGAATCTTCCGGTGGCTATAACCTCCAGATGGACCGGGGGCGCTTTTTCGTTTAACAGTTACGGCGCTTACGAAGACTTTGAGTGGGTTACGGTGGAAGgaaccgaagaagaagaagaagaagatgactcTGTTTTTAGCTCTGTTCCTTCTGTTGATGAAGTCGAAGATGCTGTTTCTGCTCTTAAGCagtaa
- the LOC103834882 gene encoding oleosin 18.5 kDa, with protein MADTARTHHDITSRDQYPILGRDRDQYPYGRSDYQTSGQDYSKTRQIAKAATAVTAGGSLLVLSSLTLVGTVIALTVATPLLVIFSPILVPALITVALLITGFLSSGGFGIAAITVFSWIYKYATGEHPQGSDKLDSARMKLGTKAQDIKDRAQYYGQQHTGGEHDRDRTRGTHHTTTTT; from the exons ATGGCGGATACTGCTAGAACCCATCACGACATAACCAGCCGTGACCAGTACCCGATATTGGGCCGAGACCGAGACCAGTATCCTTACGGACGATCAGACTACCAGACGTCGGGCCAAGACTACTCCAAGACTAGGCAGATTGCTAAAGCTGCTACCGCAGTCACCGCCGGAGGGTCCCTTCTTGTCCTCTCCAGTCTCACCCTTGTCGGAACAGTCATTGCTTTGACTGTTGCCACTCCTCTGCTTGTTATCTTTAGCCCAATCCTCGTGCCGGCTCTCATCACCGTAGCACTTCTCATCACTGGCTTTCTCTCCTCTGGTGGGTTTGGCATTGCAGCTATAACCGTCTTCTCCTGGATCTATAA GTACGCAACGGGAGAGCACCCACAGGGGTCAGATAAGTTGGACAGTGCAAGGATGAAGCTGGGAACCAAAGCTCAGGATATTAAAGACAGAGCTCAATACTACGGACAGCAACATACAGGTGGTGAGCATGACCGTGACCGTACCCGTGGAACCCATCACACCACCACTACTACATAA
- the LOC103834887 gene encoding acyl carrier protein 4, chloroplastic isoform X1 — MWDPIATCSEDRSGSAITNLGHNITEDFCLRLSSGNGAVSVSSALEQKDSSSVLVVALGLCTALISLLLMASLSTTSLSFKAPSIQSTTTRIYQVLRKASSFQSISFGRFQSSKRLRLQISCAAKPETVQKVSDIVKEQLALSADTALTAESKFSALGADSLDTVEIVMALEEKFDISVEETDAQNITTIQEAADLIEDLVQKKPAACSIVELEKVTIIILLLFLC, encoded by the exons ATGTGGGACCCCATAGCAACATGTTCCGAAGATAGGTCTGGATCCGCGATAACAAACCTCGGCCACAACATAACAGAAGACTTTTGTTTGCGTCTCAGCTCAGGGAACGGAGCCGTATCCGTGTCCTCTGCCTTAGAACAAAAAGATTCATCTTCTGTACTGGTGGTTGCGTTAGGTCTGTGTACTGCCTTAATCTCCCTCCTTTTAATGGCTTCCCTATCAACCACTTCTCTTAGCTTCAAAGCTCCCTCCATACAATCCACCACCACCAGAATATATCAG GTGTTGCGTAAAGCGTCGAGTTTTCAATCTATCTCCTTTGGTCGTTTCCAGTCTTCAAAGAGGCTCCGTCTTCAAATCAGTTGTGCA GCAAAACCAGAGACGGTACAGAAAGTGAGTGACATTGTAAAGGAACAATTGGCTTTGTCCGCAGACACTGCACTCACTGCCGAGTCAAAGTTCTCTGCTCTTGGCGCTGATTCTCTAGACACC GTGGAGATAGTGATGGCTTTGGAGGAAAAGTTTGATATAAGTGTGGAGGAAACTGATGCTCAGAACATTACGacgattcaagaagcagctgatTTGATAGAGGATCTTGTTCAGAAGAAACCTGCGGCTTGTTCCATTGTAGAGTTGGAAAAGGtcactattat aatattattattattcttatgCTGA
- the LOC103834887 gene encoding acyl carrier protein 4, chloroplastic isoform X2: MWDPIATCSEDRSGSAITNLGHNITEDFCLRLSSGNGAVSVSSALEQKDSSSVLVVALGLCTALISLLLMASLSTTSLSFKAPSIQSTTTRIYQVLRKASSFQSISFGRFQSSKRLRLQISCAAKPETVQKVSDIVKEQLALSADTALTAESKFSALGADSLDTVEIVMALEEKFDISVEETDAQNITTIQEAADLIEDLVQKKPAACSIVELEKVTIIILLLFLC, translated from the exons ATGTGGGACCCCATAGCAACATGTTCCGAAGATAGGTCTGGATCCGCGATAACAAACCTCGGCCACAACATAACAGAAGACTTTTGTTTGCGTCTCAGCTCAGGGAACGGAGCCGTATCCGTGTCCTCTGCCTTAGAACAAAAAGATTCATCTTCTGTACTGGTGGTTGCGTTAGGTCTGTGTACTGCCTTAATCTCCCTCCTTTTAATGGCTTCCCTATCAACCACTTCTCTTAGCTTCAAAGCTCCCTCCATACAATCCACCACCACCAGAATATATCAG GTGTTGCGTAAAGCGTCGAGTTTTCAATCTATCTCCTTTGGTCGTTTCCAGTCTTCAAAGAGGCTCCGTCTTCAAATCAGTTGTGCA GCAAAACCAGAGACGGTACAGAAAGTGAGTGACATTGTAAAGGAACAATTGGCTTTGTCCGCAGACACTGCACTCACTGCCGAGTCAAAGTTCTCTGCTCTTGGCGCTGATTCTCTAGACACC GTGGAGATAGTGATGGCTTTGGAGGAAAAGTTTGATATAAGTGTGGAGGAAACTGATGCTCAGAACATTACGacgattcaagaagcagctgatTTGATAGAGGATCTTGTTCAGAAGAAACCTGCGGCTTGTTCCATTGTAGAGTTGGAAAAGGtca ctattataatattattattattcttatgCTGA
- the LOC103834888 gene encoding CASP-like protein 1F1, with protein sequence MGDSVGKRTLMNLKVQVSMRVLTLGAALASMGLMITNREVASVYGIAFEAKYSDSSAFRYLVFAYIAISAVTLFTLAWACLAVRRGGFIFALFFFDLLMTLTALSAFSAAMSEGYIGKYGNTHAGWLPICGYVHNYCNRTTLSLALSFVSFLLLFVLTVLTASAARRS encoded by the exons ATGGGAGACAGTGTTGGGAAAAGAACATTAATGAATCTTAAGGTTCAAGTGTCGATGAGAGTGTTAACCCTTGGCGCTGCACTGGCCTCCATGGGGCTCATGATCACTAACCGTGAAGTTGCCTCTGTTTATGGTATTGCATTTGAGGCTAAATACAGCGACTCCTCGGCCTTTAG GTATTTGGTGTTCGCATATATAGCTATCTCCGCCGTGACGTTGTTTACGCTTGCATGGGCTTGTTTGGCTGTCCGTAGAGGAGGATTTATTTTTGCACTCTTCTTCTTTGATTTG CTTATGACGTTGACGGCGTTATCGGCTTTCTCTGCGGCCATGTCGGAGGGATATATCGGAAAGTATGGTAATACACACGCCGGTTGGCTTCCGATCTGCGGTTATGTCCATAATTATTGCAATCGTACTACACTCTCACTCGCTTTGTCCTTCGTCTCTTTTCTACTCTTGTTCGTTCTTACAGTCTTAACTGCCTCCGCTGCTCGTCGTTCCTGA